One segment of Pantoea sp. Lij88 DNA contains the following:
- a CDS encoding DeoR/GlpR family DNA-binding transcription regulator, with protein MKGQSRLDQIMDYLKSHNLVTVEQLVSAISASPATIRRDLIKLDKEGVISRSHGGVTLNRFIPAQPTTLEKMQRNLAEKQAIAECAASFVRSGDAVVLDAGTTMLELARQLTHLPLRVITADLHIALFLSEFKQIEVTIIGGRIDDSSQSCVGEHGRRLLRSINPDIAFVSCNSWSLERGITTPTEEKAGLKHDLLANAARRVLLADSSKYGSWSLFCASPVDDLTDIVTDSRLNEDVCRTLRERGITLALTSA; from the coding sequence ATGAAGGGACAGAGCCGTCTTGACCAGATTATGGATTACCTGAAAAGCCATAATCTGGTGACTGTTGAGCAACTGGTCAGTGCGATTTCCGCCTCACCCGCCACGATTCGACGTGATTTAATTAAGCTGGATAAAGAGGGCGTGATCAGCCGCAGTCATGGCGGCGTTACCCTGAATCGTTTTATTCCTGCCCAGCCAACCACACTGGAGAAAATGCAGCGTAACCTGGCCGAGAAGCAGGCGATCGCGGAATGCGCCGCCAGCTTTGTCCGGTCGGGAGATGCGGTGGTGCTGGATGCAGGCACCACCATGCTGGAGCTGGCGCGTCAGCTCACCCATCTGCCGCTGCGTGTGATTACCGCCGACCTGCACATTGCGCTGTTTCTGTCTGAATTTAAGCAGATTGAAGTGACAATTATTGGCGGCCGGATCGACGACTCCAGTCAGTCCTGTGTGGGCGAACATGGACGCCGGTTGCTGCGCAGCATCAATCCCGATATCGCGTTTGTCAGCTGTAACTCCTGGAGCCTTGAGCGCGGTATTACCACGCCGACCGAGGAGAAAGCCGGGCTGAAACACGATTTGCTGGCCAATGCCGCACGTCGGGTGTTGCTGGCGGACAGCAGCAAATATGGTTCCTGGTCGCTGTTCTGCGCCTCACCGGTGGATGATCTGACCGATATAGTCACCGACAGTCGGTTAAATGAAGATGTCTGCCGCACGCTGCGCGAGCGTGGCATTACGCTTGCGCTGACTTCCGCCTGA
- a CDS encoding D-threonate 4-phosphate dehydrogenase, with the protein MSKIIAITMGDPAGISPEIIIKSLSEGELNGIPAVVIGCASTLRRIMAMNITPQAELRVLDRVQDARFAPGIINVIDEPLADPDALKPGVVQKEAGDLAWRCVKRATGLALAGEVHAIATAPLNKEAMHAAGHLYPGHTELLAHLTDTKDYAMVLYTDKLKVIHVTTHIALRKFLDTLNQTRIKTVIGMADTFLRRVGYRAPRIAVAGVNPHAGENGLFGDEEITTVAPAIEAMKAQGIDVSGPCPPDTVFLQCQDGRYDMVVAMYHDQGHIPLKLLGFYDGVNITAGLPFIRTSADHGTAFDIAWTGKAKSDSMAISIKLAMQLA; encoded by the coding sequence GTGAGTAAAATTATTGCGATCACCATGGGCGATCCGGCGGGAATCAGCCCGGAAATCATCATCAAATCACTCTCTGAAGGTGAGCTGAATGGCATTCCTGCCGTGGTGATTGGCTGTGCCAGTACACTGCGCCGCATTATGGCGATGAACATTACGCCACAGGCCGAGCTGCGGGTGCTGGACCGGGTACAGGATGCGCGGTTTGCGCCGGGCATCATCAACGTCATTGATGAGCCGCTGGCCGATCCCGATGCGCTGAAACCTGGCGTCGTGCAGAAAGAGGCAGGAGATCTGGCGTGGCGCTGCGTGAAGCGTGCCACCGGACTGGCGCTGGCGGGCGAGGTACATGCTATTGCTACCGCGCCGCTGAACAAAGAGGCGATGCATGCGGCGGGCCATCTCTATCCGGGTCACACCGAACTGCTGGCGCACCTTACCGACACCAAAGATTACGCCATGGTGCTCTACACCGATAAGCTGAAAGTCATTCATGTCACGACGCATATTGCGCTGCGTAAGTTCCTCGACACGCTGAATCAGACACGCATCAAAACCGTGATTGGTATGGCGGACACCTTCCTGCGTCGTGTGGGTTACCGCGCCCCGCGTATTGCCGTGGCGGGCGTCAATCCGCATGCCGGTGAGAACGGGCTGTTTGGCGATGAGGAGATCACCACCGTTGCCCCGGCGATTGAGGCGATGAAAGCGCAGGGGATTGATGTCTCCGGGCCTTGCCCGCCGGACACGGTGTTCCTGCAGTGCCAGGATGGACGCTATGACATGGTGGTGGCGATGTACCACGATCAGGGGCACATCCCGCTTAAACTGCTGGGCTTCTATGATGGGGTGAACATCACCGCAGGCCTGCCATTTATCCGCACCTCGGCTGACCACGGCACGGCATTTGATATCGCCTGGACAGGTAAAGCGAAGTCTGACAGCATGGCGATCTCTATTAAACTCGCGATGCAGCTCGCATAG
- a CDS encoding four-carbon acid sugar kinase family protein produces MGSSIWKTPVLVIADDFTGANDAGSGLAQAGARVHVLFGTGASLPDEAADVLVISTDSRAVSASLAAERVTQVVQHYAEQLQQGWLFKKIDSTLRGNVGAETVAALRASGKKMALVAPAVPRLGRTTRDGKVWVDQRLLTDTEFASDPKTPIRSARILDQMQIDGTEIDLATLRSDRLDAVLAAAQGVVAVDAETEDDLARLIAAASRLSETPLLVGAAGLSDALGAALSVYPARPVLAVVGSMSHQAEQQIAALRHYRAVEIVDVDIRQLFQQPAWPDRSRWIEQATTALRAGRHTVIRTCQHAFQRHEIENLCQQYSVTRQQLGEAICQLLGEMAFSLCRAQLPHALYLSGGDVAIAVAQALGASGFKIQGLVAGCVPHGVLLNSEFTLPVMTKAGGFGDENTLVAAIGFIEEKSSE; encoded by the coding sequence ATGGGCTCATCAATATGGAAAACCCCGGTGCTGGTCATCGCCGATGACTTTACCGGTGCCAACGATGCAGGTAGCGGACTGGCACAGGCTGGCGCCCGTGTACATGTGCTGTTCGGCACCGGAGCATCACTGCCAGACGAAGCCGCGGATGTGCTGGTGATCAGCACCGACAGCCGGGCCGTCAGCGCCAGCCTGGCCGCAGAGCGCGTCACTCAGGTGGTGCAGCACTATGCGGAACAGCTTCAGCAGGGCTGGCTGTTTAAAAAGATCGACTCCACGCTGCGCGGCAACGTCGGCGCTGAAACGGTGGCTGCGCTTCGCGCCAGCGGCAAAAAAATGGCGCTGGTGGCACCGGCCGTACCGCGGCTGGGCCGCACCACACGTGACGGCAAGGTGTGGGTCGATCAGCGCTTACTGACGGACACCGAATTTGCCAGCGATCCCAAAACCCCGATCCGCAGTGCCCGCATCCTCGATCAGATGCAGATCGACGGCACGGAGATCGATCTCGCGACGCTGCGCAGCGATCGGCTTGATGCGGTATTAGCGGCGGCGCAGGGCGTGGTGGCGGTGGATGCTGAAACGGAAGACGACCTGGCACGACTGATCGCGGCTGCGTCGCGTCTGAGCGAGACGCCCCTGCTGGTGGGCGCTGCCGGGTTAAGCGATGCGCTGGGTGCTGCACTCTCCGTTTACCCCGCGCGGCCTGTGCTGGCGGTGGTGGGATCGATGAGCCATCAGGCAGAGCAGCAGATCGCCGCGCTGCGTCATTACCGCGCCGTTGAGATAGTGGATGTCGATATCCGTCAGCTGTTTCAGCAGCCCGCCTGGCCCGACCGGAGTCGCTGGATCGAACAGGCGACCACCGCACTGCGTGCCGGTCGCCACACGGTGATCCGCACCTGCCAGCATGCATTCCAGCGACACGAGATCGAAAATCTCTGCCAGCAATACAGCGTGACGCGCCAGCAGCTGGGCGAGGCGATCTGTCAGCTGCTGGGCGAAATGGCCTTCAGCCTGTGCCGGGCGCAGCTGCCGCATGCGCTCTATCTGTCGGGAGGCGACGTGGCGATTGCCGTCGCGCAGGCACTCGGGGCCAGCGGTTTTAAAATTCAGGGTCTGGTGGCGGGCTGTGTGCCGCACGGGGTTCTGCTTAACAGTGAATTTACTCTGCCGGTGATGACCAAAGCGGGTGGCTTTGGTGATGAAAATACCCTGGTAGCAGCCATTGGTTTTATTGAGGAGAAGTCGAGTGAGTAA
- a CDS encoding iron-containing alcohol dehydrogenase: MNINSTVISGYQALNDMRYLLEGVSTAVVVTDRNIEAIPAVQALMGQLRDRIPRISLVNSVPPEPSQHDVAAIISALSQGQADMVIGIGGGSVLDVAKLLSVLCMDGAPTLDALLAGEKPARRTRSMLIPTTAGTGSEATPNAILAIPEKETKVGIISPVMLPDVVALVPELTTSMPPHIASSTGIDALCHLIECFTANVANPVSDNYALIGMKKLFANLETTLREPGNLQARLEMLWASYYGGASIAHAGTHLVHALSYPLGGKYHLPHGVANAILLAPCMRFVRPAAVSKFAQAYDLLPDADLRLNDDEKSHALVDYFTALVARLQLPASLEALGIGPNQLPGLVEAALDVQRLMKNVPMAVTADDVRAVYLTLFPSCQA; the protein is encoded by the coding sequence ATGAACATTAACAGCACGGTGATCAGCGGATATCAGGCGTTAAACGACATGCGCTATCTGCTGGAGGGAGTATCCACGGCGGTGGTGGTTACGGACCGGAACATTGAGGCGATTCCGGCGGTACAGGCGCTGATGGGTCAGCTGCGGGATCGGATTCCGCGCATCAGCCTGGTAAACAGCGTTCCCCCTGAGCCCAGCCAGCATGACGTAGCCGCGATTATCTCAGCGCTCTCCCAGGGCCAGGCCGACATGGTGATTGGCATCGGCGGTGGCAGCGTGCTGGATGTAGCGAAGCTGCTGTCAGTGCTGTGCATGGATGGAGCACCGACGCTGGACGCACTGCTGGCTGGCGAAAAACCGGCGCGCCGCACCCGCTCAATGTTAATTCCCACCACTGCCGGCACCGGCTCGGAAGCGACGCCGAATGCGATTCTGGCGATCCCGGAGAAAGAGACCAAAGTCGGCATTATTTCACCGGTGATGCTGCCCGATGTGGTGGCGCTGGTGCCGGAACTCACCACCAGCATGCCGCCACACATCGCCTCCTCGACCGGTATTGATGCGCTTTGCCATCTGATTGAGTGCTTCACCGCCAACGTGGCCAATCCGGTCAGCGACAACTATGCGCTGATTGGGATGAAGAAGCTGTTCGCTAATCTCGAAACCACCCTGCGCGAACCCGGGAATTTGCAGGCGCGGCTGGAGATGCTCTGGGCCTCTTACTATGGCGGCGCGTCTATTGCTCACGCGGGTACGCATCTGGTGCATGCCCTCTCATATCCACTCGGTGGCAAATATCACCTGCCACACGGCGTCGCCAACGCCATTCTGCTGGCCCCCTGCATGCGCTTTGTCCGTCCGGCCGCCGTGAGCAAATTTGCTCAGGCCTATGACCTGCTGCCCGATGCCGACCTTCGTCTGAACGATGACGAGAAATCACACGCGCTGGTTGACTACTTCACCGCGCTGGTGGCACGACTGCAACTGCCTGCCAGCCTGGAAGCGCTGGGCATCGGCCCGAATCAGCTTCCCGGGTTAGTAGAAGCCGCACTCGACGTTCAGCGTCTGATGAAAAACGTGCCGATGGCGGTCACCGCCGACGATGTGCGCGCCGTCTACCTGACGCTGTTCCCTTCCTGCCAGGCGTAA
- a CDS encoding dihydrodipicolinate synthase family protein — protein sequence MNKKINGVLTAIVTPFDREGAFDPVRQREQVRRQINAGNGIFCGGTNGEFFVLNEQEKIAVTTTCVDEVNGQAPVVAHIGEISTRETIRLGKQIARLGVDAVSAITPWFVPLKQQELIDHYQRVADALSVPLFLYNIPARTGNTLQPETVRTLAAHPNIIGIKDSAGSYESLSGFLQATADCEGFDVLNGPDSLIHQGFVDGCPASISGLANVAPAAINAIWARFSAGDIAGSHQAQENVTGLRTALYSIGFSPAAVKKAVSLQGFEVGESRYAVQFSAEEQQQIRQIVNHYLQ from the coding sequence ATGAATAAGAAAATAAACGGCGTACTGACCGCCATCGTCACCCCCTTTGACCGTGAAGGTGCCTTTGATCCGGTGAGGCAACGTGAGCAGGTCAGACGCCAGATCAATGCCGGAAACGGCATCTTCTGTGGCGGCACCAACGGCGAATTTTTTGTGCTGAACGAGCAGGAGAAGATCGCGGTCACCACCACCTGCGTCGATGAGGTCAACGGCCAGGCACCGGTAGTGGCACATATCGGGGAGATCTCGACCCGTGAAACGATCCGGCTCGGCAAACAAATTGCCCGCCTTGGCGTGGATGCCGTCTCAGCGATCACGCCGTGGTTCGTTCCGCTGAAGCAGCAGGAGCTGATCGACCACTATCAGCGCGTGGCCGACGCGCTGTCGGTGCCGCTGTTCCTCTACAACATTCCGGCGCGCACCGGCAATACGCTGCAGCCAGAGACTGTCCGTACGCTGGCTGCGCACCCGAACATCATCGGCATCAAAGATTCAGCGGGCAGCTATGAAAGTCTGAGCGGTTTTCTGCAGGCCACCGCCGACTGTGAGGGCTTTGATGTGCTCAACGGCCCGGATTCACTGATTCATCAGGGATTCGTTGATGGCTGCCCCGCCTCTATTTCCGGGCTGGCAAACGTGGCACCCGCGGCGATTAACGCCATCTGGGCACGCTTCAGTGCCGGCGATATTGCCGGTTCGCATCAGGCTCAGGAGAACGTCACCGGCCTGCGTACCGCGCTGTACAGCATCGGCTTCTCACCGGCCGCCGTAAAAAAAGCGGTCAGCCTGCAGGGCTTTGAGGTGGGTGAAAGCCGCTATGCCGTGCAGTTCAGCGCTGAAGAGCAGCAGCAGATCCGACAAATCGTGAACCACTATCTGCAATAA
- a CDS encoding sodium:solute symporter family protein: MKAFSTESTLLIVGMVVAYILFTTWLTWRLRSKTSGDFMEGSRAMPAFIVGIMLMSEYIGAKSTIGTAQAAFEDGFAASWSVIGAAIGFPLFGLILVKRIYNTGKITISGAIAEKYGSSTKNIISLIMIYALLLVNVGNYISGAAAISTVLKIDLTQAAFITAVVSTFYFAFGGMKGVAWVTLLHSAIKYMGILIILYVALKMTGGVAPMMEKMPAFYWTWDGHVGASTIVAWLIGTVGSIFCTQFVIQAISSTKDVKSAKRATWVAFIFCLPIGLAMALIGVAAKFAHPDIKSLYALPVFLQDMSPWLAGIVTTSLVASIFVSVGTVALAIASLVVKDFYVPYRNPTPEREFKMTRWISIGIGFFPLLFVLFFPEVLKLSFFTRAIRLSITVVAIMAFYLPWFKSTRGANAGLIGACVVTSVWFLMGNPFGIDNMYVALVTPAIIMVIDRCIPSRQSQPQPQQNAQNSGA, encoded by the coding sequence ATGAAAGCATTTTCAACTGAGAGTACCTTACTGATCGTCGGCATGGTGGTCGCCTATATCCTGTTCACCACCTGGCTGACCTGGCGGTTACGCAGTAAAACCAGCGGCGACTTTATGGAAGGCTCTCGCGCCATGCCCGCCTTTATCGTCGGCATTATGCTGATGTCTGAATATATCGGGGCAAAATCGACCATCGGCACCGCGCAGGCGGCTTTTGAAGATGGCTTCGCCGCGTCATGGTCTGTGATTGGCGCGGCGATTGGTTTTCCGCTGTTTGGCCTGATTCTGGTCAAACGCATCTATAACACCGGAAAGATCACGATCTCCGGTGCTATCGCCGAGAAATATGGCAGCTCAACCAAAAACATTATCTCGCTGATCATGATCTATGCGCTGCTGCTGGTGAACGTCGGTAACTACATCAGCGGCGCGGCGGCGATCTCCACCGTGCTGAAGATCGACCTGACTCAGGCCGCCTTTATCACTGCGGTGGTGAGCACCTTCTACTTTGCCTTTGGCGGCATGAAAGGCGTGGCCTGGGTTACGCTGCTGCACAGCGCCATCAAGTATATGGGGATCCTGATTATCCTCTATGTGGCGCTGAAGATGACCGGCGGCGTCGCCCCGATGATGGAGAAAATGCCCGCGTTCTACTGGACCTGGGATGGGCACGTTGGGGCCAGTACCATTGTGGCCTGGCTGATCGGCACCGTGGGATCGATCTTCTGTACGCAGTTTGTGATCCAGGCGATCTCCTCCACCAAAGATGTGAAATCAGCGAAGCGCGCTACCTGGGTCGCTTTCATCTTCTGCCTGCCAATCGGTCTGGCGATGGCGCTGATTGGCGTGGCGGCGAAGTTTGCGCATCCGGATATCAAGAGCCTCTATGCGCTGCCAGTGTTTCTGCAGGATATGTCACCGTGGCTGGCGGGCATCGTCACGACCTCGCTGGTGGCATCGATTTTCGTCAGCGTCGGCACCGTGGCGCTGGCCATCGCCTCGCTGGTCGTAAAAGACTTTTACGTGCCATATCGTAACCCGACGCCAGAGCGCGAATTTAAAATGACGCGCTGGATCTCGATTGGTATCGGCTTCTTCCCGCTGCTGTTTGTCCTGTTCTTCCCGGAAGTGCTGAAGCTCTCCTTCTTTACCCGCGCGATTCGCCTGTCGATCACCGTGGTAGCGATCATGGCGTTCTATCTGCCGTGGTTTAAGAGCACACGTGGTGCCAATGCCGGTCTGATTGGTGCCTGCGTGGTGACCTCCGTCTGGTTCCTGATGGGTAACCCATTTGGTATCGACAATATGTATGTGGCGCTGGTCACACCGGCCATCATTATGGTGATTGACCGCTGTATCCCGTCACGCCAGTCTCAGCCTCAACCGCAACAAAATGCACAAAACAGTGGAGCCTAA
- a CDS encoding exo-alpha-sialidase, producing MTQETVTAERTGLLAPHPQDSAQQVAMLPSSCPQNHAANLLPLPDGDLLCVWFGGTQEGIADISVWCSRLTKGSDCWSEAQKLSDDPGRSEQNPVLFLDPDQVLWLLWTAQKSGNQDTAIVRYRQSHDMGKSWGGINTLLDKPGTFIRQPIVVLPNGNWLLPVFYCLTQPGEKWVGSYDVSAVKISEDKGQSWRDVSVPDSTGCVHMNVTLLDDGSLLALYRSRWADHIYQSRSFDQGESWSAPEPLSLPNNNSSIQVTTLRNGHLALVFNAMSAEGASERRLSLYDEIEDDEEDGNVAVAAEPVVHNGRTAFWGAPRAPMTLAISTDGGKSWPLQRNLDEGDGYCMTNNSQQKLNREFSYPSIKQGVNGELHIAYTWYRQAIKYVRVEESWVQGGDA from the coding sequence ATGACTCAGGAAACCGTCACCGCAGAACGCACCGGCCTGCTTGCGCCTCACCCGCAGGACAGCGCGCAGCAGGTTGCGATGCTGCCCTCCTCCTGCCCGCAAAACCACGCGGCCAACCTGCTGCCGCTGCCTGATGGCGATCTGCTTTGCGTCTGGTTTGGCGGCACACAGGAAGGGATCGCCGATATCTCGGTCTGGTGTTCCCGGCTGACTAAAGGCAGCGATTGCTGGAGTGAAGCGCAGAAACTCTCTGACGATCCCGGCCGTTCAGAACAGAATCCGGTGCTGTTTCTCGATCCTGACCAGGTGCTGTGGCTGCTGTGGACGGCGCAGAAATCGGGCAATCAGGACACCGCGATTGTGCGCTATCGCCAGTCTCACGATATGGGCAAGAGCTGGGGCGGGATCAACACTCTGCTGGATAAGCCCGGCACCTTTATCCGCCAGCCGATTGTGGTGCTGCCCAACGGCAACTGGCTGCTGCCGGTGTTCTACTGCCTGACGCAGCCCGGCGAAAAGTGGGTTGGCAGCTATGACGTCAGCGCGGTGAAAATCTCGGAAGATAAAGGCCAGAGCTGGCGTGACGTCAGCGTGCCTGACAGCACCGGCTGCGTTCATATGAACGTCACCCTGCTGGATGATGGCTCGCTGCTGGCCCTTTACCGCAGCCGCTGGGCCGACCACATCTATCAGAGCCGCTCGTTTGATCAGGGTGAAAGCTGGAGCGCGCCCGAGCCGCTGTCACTGCCCAACAATAACTCCTCGATTCAGGTGACGACGCTGCGCAACGGTCATCTGGCGCTGGTGTTCAATGCCATGAGCGCCGAAGGTGCCAGCGAACGTCGGTTGTCGCTGTATGACGAAATTGAAGATGATGAAGAGGACGGTAACGTTGCGGTCGCCGCTGAGCCGGTGGTACATAACGGTCGTACCGCCTTCTGGGGCGCGCCACGCGCGCCGATGACGCTGGCGATCTCAACGGATGGCGGTAAAAGCTGGCCGCTGCAGCGCAATCTGGACGAGGGCGACGGCTACTGCATGACCAATAACTCTCAGCAGAAATTAAACCGTGAGTTCTCCTATCCCAGCATTAAACAGGGCGTGAACGGCGAACTGCATATCGCCTACACCTGGTATCGTCAGGCGATTAAATATGTACGGGTTGAGGAGTCATGGGTGCAGGGAGGTGACGCGTGA
- a CDS encoding SDR family oxidoreductase yields the protein MALVTGASSGIGQAIVDRLLKEGWQVTGLSRSAINRTAAGWQSHQIDISDSAALQALLDELPVPQAVIHAAGMMQAAPLGELDLSASARLWQLHVAAAEQLANHFAPRMQAGGRIVLLGSRTSGGAAGRSQYVATKSAMIGMVRSWAAELAPRGITANIVAPGATETPMLQQPGRASSPPTLPPIGRYIQPQEVAGLVDFLLSPAAAAITGQQLVMCGGASLS from the coding sequence ATGGCGCTGGTGACCGGGGCCAGTTCCGGCATCGGTCAGGCGATTGTGGATCGCCTGCTGAAAGAAGGCTGGCAGGTGACCGGCCTGAGTCGCTCGGCGATAAACCGGACAGCAGCGGGCTGGCAGAGCCATCAGATTGATATCAGCGACAGCGCGGCATTGCAGGCTTTACTGGATGAACTGCCGGTGCCGCAGGCGGTGATCCATGCAGCGGGAATGATGCAGGCCGCGCCGCTGGGAGAGCTGGATCTGAGCGCCAGCGCGCGTCTGTGGCAACTGCATGTAGCCGCCGCAGAACAGCTGGCGAATCATTTCGCGCCCCGGATGCAGGCGGGCGGCAGAATTGTGCTGCTGGGCAGTCGTACGTCAGGCGGCGCGGCAGGCCGCAGTCAGTATGTGGCCACCAAATCGGCGATGATCGGCATGGTGCGCAGCTGGGCGGCAGAGCTGGCACCGCGCGGCATTACGGCCAATATTGTGGCACCTGGTGCCACCGAAACGCCGATGCTGCAACAGCCAGGACGGGCCAGTTCGCCGCCAACATTGCCGCCGATAGGTCGTTACATTCAGCCACAGGAAGTGGCCGGACTGGTCGATTTCCTGCTCTCACCTGCGGCAGCGGCGATCACCGGTCAGCAGCTGGTGATGTGCGGCGGTGCATCGCTGAGTTAA
- the yacL gene encoding protein YacL produces the protein MEYEFLRDVTGQIKVRMSMDHEAVGHWFNEEVKNDPGLLDEVEAAIEDVKGSVRQWQRIGSEYTILLDEEEVMIRANLLALEDDGMEEGMNYYDEESLSFCGIEDFQLVIAAYRQFINQYGKPVR, from the coding sequence ATGGAATATGAATTTTTACGCGATGTGACCGGACAGATTAAGGTTCGTATGTCGATGGATCATGAAGCGGTCGGCCACTGGTTCAACGAAGAAGTAAAAAACGATCCGGGATTGCTGGATGAAGTTGAAGCCGCTATCGAAGACGTCAAAGGCAGCGTGCGTCAGTGGCAGCGCATCGGCAGCGAGTACACCATCCTGCTGGATGAAGAAGAAGTAATGATTCGCGCCAACCTGCTGGCACTGGAAGATGACGGCATGGAGGAGGGGATGAACTACTACGACGAAGAGAGCCTCTCGTTCTGCGGCATTGAAGATTTTCAGCTGGTGATTGCCGCCTATCGCCAGTTTATAAACCAGTACGGCAAACCCGTACGGTAA